ACAGGTACTAGTTCGAGGCCAACATAAAGATGCAAGATCTATATATCACCCATCCCTCATCGTCAACCACTACGCCACTTTCCGGGGGTATCCAGCGTCGAACTTAGCCTCGgcacatacacatacactaGACACAAGTTTCCCTCCACGACTGACTGGAGTGGAgtggattggattggattggattggattggatggCCCGTGGTAATGGAGAGGGGGTCTAAATCAGTCAGGGCCCGATGGTAGATACAtattcccccccccttacAACGTCCGAAACCAACCGCACTGATGCAGAACTCTATAACCAGAAAGCACCATGGTACTGTACAGGTGTCTCTCGGTCGAGCTTCCTTTTAGCGATACCATGATTCCAAGGTCTTAAAGAAGAACTCTGTACTACATCTAGTGAAATCTTGGGAGGGGATAtcaagatggtggtgatgttgttgaacaGGGGATAGGGGTGCCGAGATGTTGGTCAGGATGACGACGGAAAGACACCGCTCTTGGTTTCGGGGAGAGAAGGACAACGATCATGGTTGCGAGGAACCGAAAGAGCCGGAAGGACGCAATGGGGATAGCAGCGTTGATGGAAATTAGCATTGAAGGAGAGAGGATTACCCCAGGAAGATGTTGATGAATGTGATGAGTACCCTATTTGGGCGAATTCAAGGCcgcccaagaaaaagaagacaaCCTGTAACCGATGGTTGCGCTTTTCCTAAGTTAACTCGAGTACGTCTTAATTCAACGTGCGTCGTGGTCACCATGGTTGGAAAACCGAGAAAGCGTCTGAGTCTCGGAGAAAAACATCAGTATGTTCATTTTGGTAAACCCCGCCTTCCGTCCCGCACATTCTCTCTCGGAatcctccgtcttcttctccgccacCTTCCTTTATTCGGCCTAGTACCCTCTCAAAATGGAAGTTGTTACACTTATCCAGGCCTCAGGGTCTTGCAGCGGCCCGGGAGCTTGGCACTACGCTACGCCGGCTCATCTTGACGCTTAGAGATGTCTCAACGCTCAACATGACTCAACGCTTAGGGACTGATAAGTCTCACGCAGCAATGACAAAGATGAAGCGAACCCACAACCCACAGCAGAAGTGAGCAAAAATAAACAAGAGAGAACTCGCGATATAGGTGATGCAAGCACGAGTAAAAGCAAGTAATATTGTGTGTAGGGTATCAAAAACATCTCTTCTGTTGAGTCACAGCGGAAGGGCCAAAAGCTAGACGGAGACTTCTCCGGTTCTGGCAAGACTTTTGGTGATCAGACAAGATCGACGGGTGTTTAGACCCGACGCCATCTTGCAAGCCTCCCCCGTTCAACACTCATTCCAATCccattcttctcctttcgTTTCATCGCATCTTTTCAACGGGGTATGCACACATCCTTGAATAATCCAATCCAGCCCTTCAAGCCAAAATGTGTATCCTGTTCTCTCGGGCCAACGTTTTCCTTCCAGCCGTAGGAACCATGTAATCAAAAATGAAGtccaagaagatggagatgaagaagaatagAAAACATGATACAGGGACAAGGTaaccaaaaagaaagaagaagaaaaaagaaagaaagaaggaaaaggaagaaaaagctAGCCGCGACGGATGAATGTGGCTGATAAAATAAACAGCAAAGTCCTAAATCTGCGACGATGAAAAATGGAAGCGAACTGATACTATTCAAGGACGGCTCAGTCAAGCACAACCTTCAAACGGGCCATGGAACTTCCGGCTTCTCGTATCGCTTATTGAACAAAAGGCACGTGTCCTAAGTCAGCCACAGCTTTTGTAGGTTGTCTGGCCTTGCAAAAAGAAGCATGGATGCCGGCGAACATGCCTGCACGTTGTGTAACGTTCGAAGACATTTTCGTTCCTCCAAGCGGGAGAACCAAGGCAGCCTGCCATATGCATCTGCTGGATCGCAATACTGTCGGCAATGTGAACGAGGCTTGGTAAAGCGACTGCTGCGACCACACCTCACAACAGTGAACTACCCTGGATGAAAAGCGTCCTGCTAAATCGAGAGTTATACCACGCTCTATCTCGAGTATGGCTTGTTCATCAAGGCAACCTCTCTCGCAATTTCTCCCCACTCAAGCTCCCGCATGATGCCTTGGCCTTCGGAAGACGACTCGTTATCGTCCTTGCCATCGGCCGTCAGGGTGTAGTTGCCGTGATCCTTGGTCTCTTGGTTTGAGCGAAGGAACTCCTCCCACTTGAGCAGCTCGTAGGCAAACCTGAGGTGAGGCTGGATGATGACGTTGAGCCGCCGAGCGCGGACAAAGCAGTATGCGCGCGGGAAGGACATCCCCATGGATCGCATCACCTCGGCGATGCAAATGGTGGCAGAGCGGGATACACCCACGCGACAGTGGACTAGGGTTGCAGTTCCGAGGCGGCGGCCACGGTCTGCGGGAAGTTTTGTCAGTGAATCTGTGATGTGGGGAAAGGAATATGGGAAATCATAGGGTGGAAGAATGTGAAGGAGGTTGAATCAAGAATCAACGTACCAATGAACTCCAAGCAACGCTCAAACTCATCTGTCAACGGATCAATCCCGTTATCTTGCACTCTTCGCACGATACATGTGTTCTCCTCCCCCCATTCCTGCAACTCCCCGTCTCGCCACATGGCCATCTCACCCACACTCAGAATCTGGCCGATGCCCATGGCCCTAAGCAGATCTGGATTGTTTGCGTGGGTAAGGTTGCCGAGGTACATGTAATCAAGGATCCTGCTGGGTAGGGACCCGTCGAAACCTGTCCACCACTTGGGTTCGTTTCTGACGAGTTCCGTTACTTGTGCGAGGCTTCGGTCGGTTCCCATGGGTGATTCTTGTAGGAGTCGGGGAGCGATTGTCGCTAGGAAGTTCACGTCGGAGGGGTATGCGAAGAAGTTGCGTTTCATGATGGTGTGCAGCTTTAACCAGGCTTCGGGGATAGGTAGGCCGGTGCTATAACTGTAGTATGCAATGGCCAAGACTGTGGATTCCGTATAACCATCTGCGCAGTGAATGAGAATCTTTCGTGGGCTTAATGGTGGCCAAGATTTGTCTCTACCAGTATCAGAAGATTTCTCTGGCCTAGTCCCATGTGAAAGATGCCAAAGCCATTTGCAAGTGTCCAGGAGAGCGTCTGCATCCTCATGGGAATAGTCGGGAACTAGGAAGCTTCCTGAGGAAGGAAAGTCAAAGTGAACCGGTTCTGGTACATCGCCCAGCCCATCTTCAGCAAGAGCTTGCAAGAAAGCTGCGCAGGTGTTGGCCCTTCCCATGTCGCTGCACTCGAGCTGAATATGATAGCCATTGTCCTCTTCGATGATTGGATCGGGTGTAGGACCCATCCACACGTTGGGTGCAATTTCCGAAGCCTGGGTCATGAGATACATTTCAAGTCTCTCTTGATTGACAAAGTCCAGTACATTTCCCGTCAGATTACCTGTCGAATCGACTGCCACAATCTCACGATGGTTCTGTTCAAACTCGTCGAATGGACTGAGGCAGATAAAGGTGTTGTACTCGGGAACCCAATGACACTGTAGCTCATGCTTGTAGCGCCACTTGTGCTGGGCCGAAGCTATGTCCCAGCCCAACTTGCGAACGGCCGCTTCGTTATCGCCGTAGACAATGATATCGCTCGTCAtggcggcc
The Neurospora crassa OR74A linkage group II, whole genome shotgun sequence DNA segment above includes these coding regions:
- a CDS encoding pps1 dual specificty phosphatase codes for the protein MATIALPPPFDNYRSTSTIGSMTTTITIEQPPSHPTPVPNKHIPVCPPGTASRDDADTPPPSPWPVTNGADEHSPPRSFLYPPHRFHHVDSGHLSLYEIDAADVAAALDHLSRQPLPDPAHVFPWYHGLHPRNQVQQHFFTSPRTWRAQKKTPSCLRGITLVKADGDLNFSRLKGAIAPYEFLHSSSAEFIDVDPEHGFSVRNFQIQAAKAAMTSDIIVYGDNEAAVRKLGWDIASAQHKWRYKHELQCHWVPEYNTFICLSPFDEFEQNHREIVAVDSTGNLTGNVLDFVNQERLEMYLMTQASEIAPNVWMGPTPDPIIEEDNGYHIQLECSDMGRANTCAAFLQALAEDGLGDVPEPVHFDFPSSGSFLVPDYSHEDADALLDTCKWLWHLSHGTRPEKSSDTGRDKSWPPLSPRKILIHCADGYTESTVLAIAYYSYSTGLPIPEAWLKLHTIMKRNFFAYPSDVNFLATIAPRLLQESPMGTDRSLAQVTELVRNEPKWWTGFDGSLPSRILDYMYLGNLTHANNPDLLRAMGIGQILSVGEMAMWRDGELQEWGEENTCIVRRVQDNGIDPLTDEFERCLEFIDRGRRLGTATLVHCRVGVSRSATICIAEVMRSMGMSFPRAYCFVRARRLNVIIQPHLRFAYELLKWEEFLRSNQETKDHGNYTLTADGKDDNESSSEGQGIMRELEWGEIAREVALMNKPYSR